The sequence below is a genomic window from Croceicoccus marinus.
CAGCTGTTCGATCGGGCCGTTCATCCGCCTGTTCGACGATGGTTTCACTATCGACGACGTGCGCAACGCGCATATCGAGCTGACGATCGAGGGCACCGACGGATATCGCCTGACCGGCGAGAACGTCATGGCCGAGATCAGCCGCGATCCGCTTGAACTGGTGCGCCAGTGCCTGTCGGAGCACCACTATCCCGACGGCTTCGTGCTGTTCTGCGGCACGCTGTTCGCGCCGACGCAGGACCGTGACGAGGAAGGCGCCGGCTTCACGCACAAGGAGGGCGACATCGTCACGATCAGCTCTTCGCGCATCGGGACATTGTCCAACCCCGTCACGACCTCGCGCGATGCGCCGGCGTGGACGATGGGTATCGGAGAATTCGTTCGCAATCTCGCCAAACGCGGATTAGTCGGACAAATCTAAAAATCATAAAGAAGGGAATTGCGAGTGGTCAACCGGGCACACTACCCCAGCCTGGCCGGCAAGCGGGTGGTCGTCAGCGGCGGAGCCTCAGGCATCGGCGAGGGCATCGTGGAGGGCTTTGTTGCGCAGGGCGCGGCAGTGGCTTTCGTGGACGTGCAGCAGGCAGAGAGCGAGGCGCTGGTTGCGCGCCACGCCAATGCCGAGGTGCCGCCGATCTTCCGCCATTGCGACATCACCGATGTCGAGGGCTACATGGCCACGCTGCAGGAAATGATCGCCGAGATCGGCGGCTGCGACGTGCTGGTCAACAATGCCGCCAGCGACGACCGTCATTCGCTTGATGAGGTGACGCCTGCCTATTGGGACGACCGCATGGCGGTGAACCTCAAGCACCAGTTCTTCGCGGCCAAGATCGCCGTGCCCGAAATGAAGAAGGCCGGCGGCGGCAGCATCGTCAATCTCGGCTCGATCAGCTGGCATCTGGGGCTTCCCGACCTTGCCATTTACCAGACCGCCAAGGCCGCGATCGAGGGTCTGACCCGCAGCCTGGCGCGGGAGCTTGGGCGCGACAACATCCGCGTCAACTCGATCCTGCCGGGCAATGTCCAGACGCCGCGCCAGATGCGCTGGTACACGCCCGAGGGCGAGGCCGAAATCGTTGCCGCGCAGTGTCTTGACGGACGTATCCAGCCGGTGGACATTGCGGCGATGGCGCTGTTCCTCGCTTCGGACGACGCTCGTTTCTGCACGGCACATAATTACTGGGTGGATGCTGGATGGAGATAAAGGCGCAGGTACGCGCGCTGGTCGGCGCCGAGTGCAAGCTTGGCGAAGGCGTCCTGTGGGACGCAGGGCGCTCGCTCGTCTGGTTCGTAGATATCAAGCGCCACCGCC
It includes:
- a CDS encoding SDR family NAD(P)-dependent oxidoreductase; translation: MVNRAHYPSLAGKRVVVSGGASGIGEGIVEGFVAQGAAVAFVDVQQAESEALVARHANAEVPPIFRHCDITDVEGYMATLQEMIAEIGGCDVLVNNAASDDRHSLDEVTPAYWDDRMAVNLKHQFFAAKIAVPEMKKAGGGSIVNLGSISWHLGLPDLAIYQTAKAAIEGLTRSLARELGRDNIRVNSILPGNVQTPRQMRWYTPEGEAEIVAAQCLDGRIQPVDIAAMALFLASDDARFCTAHNYWVDAGWR